The following proteins come from a genomic window of Oncorhynchus kisutch isolate 150728-3 unplaced genomic scaffold, Okis_V2 Okis06b-Okis10b_hom, whole genome shotgun sequence:
- the LOC109877030 gene encoding cytochrome P450 2K1 yields the protein MSLIEGLLQTSSTVTLLGTVLFLLVLYLRSSGSSSEEQGKEPPGPRPLPLLGNMLQLDLKKPYCTLCELSKKYGSIFTVHFGPKKVIVLAGYKTVKQALVNQAEDFGDRDITPVFYDFNQGHGILFANGDSWKEMRRFALTNLRNFGMGKKGSEEKILEEIPYLIEVLEKHEGKAFDTAQPVLYAASNIISAIVYGSRFEYTDPLFTGMVNRTNENVHLIGSASIQMYNMFPWLGPWINNLTHLKKNVADMKMEVTELARGLKETLNRHMCRGFVDSFLVRKQTLEESDNMDSFYHDDNLVFSVGNLFGAGTDTTGTTLRWGLLLMAKYPHIQDQVQEEISRVIGSRQTLVEDRKNLPYTDAVIHETQRLASITPMAVPHTTSRDVTFQGYFIKKGTSVIPLLTSVLQDDSEWESPHTFNPSHFLDEQGGFVKRDAFMAFSAGRRVCLGEGLARMELFLFFTSLLQRFRFSPPPGVTEDDLDLTPLPGFTLHPSPHQLCAVSRV from the exons ATGTCTCTTATAGAAGGTCTTCTACAGACATCAAGCACAGTGACACTGCTGGGTACTGTGCTGTTTCTACTGGTCCTCTACCTCCGCTCCTCTGGTTCCAGCTCTGAGGAACAGGGGAAGGAGCCTCCAGGACCGAGGCCGTTGCCCCTGCTTGGTAACATGCTCCAGCTGGACCTCAAGAAGCCCTACTGCACTCTCTGCGAG CTCTCCAAAAAATATGGTTCCATCTTCACGGTTCATTTTGGACCCAAGAAAGTGATTGTTCTGGCAGGATACAAGACGGTCAAGCAGGCGCTGGTCAACCAGGCAGAGGACTTTGGGGACAGggacatcactcctgtgttctatgATTTCAACCAAGGACATG GGATTCTGTTTGCCAATGGAGACTCATGGAAAGAGATGAGGCGCTTTGCCCTGACAAACCTTAGAAACTTTGGGATGGGCAAGAAAGGGAGTGAGGAGAAAATCTTAGAGGAAATCCCCTACCTGATTGAAGTGTTGGAAAAACATGAGG GTAAGGCATTTGACACAGCACAGCCTGTGCTTTATGCCGCCTCCAACATAATCTCGGCCATTGTCTACGGCAGCAGGTTTGAATACACTGACCCACTATTCACAGGCATGGTGAACAGGACCAATGAGAATGTTCACCTTATAGGTTCTGCATCAATTCAG ATGTACAACATGTTTCCCTGGTTGGGTCCGTGGATAAACAACCTGACACATCTGAAAAAGAATGTTGCTGATATGAAGATGGAGGTGACAGAGCTGGCGAGGGGCCTGAAGGAGACTCTGAACCGTCACATGTGTAGAGGCTTTGTGGACTCGTTCCTCGTCCGGAAGCAGACCCTGGAG GAATCTGACAATATGGATTCTTTCTACCATGACGACAACCTGGTATTTAGTGTTGGTAACCTGTTTGGTGCTGGTACCGACACCACCGGGACAACCCTGCGCTGGGGTCTGCTGCTAATGGCCAAGTACCCCCATATACAGG ATCAGGTCCAGGAGGAGATCAGCAGGGTTATAGGAAGTCGTCAAACCTTGGTAGAGGACAGGAAGAACCTGCCCTACACTGATGCAGTGATCCATGAGACCCAGAGACTGGCCAGCATTACACCCATGGCCGTCCCTCACACCACCAGCCGAGATGTCACCTTCCAGGGATATTTCATCAAAAAG GGGACGTCTGTGATTCCTCTACTGACGTCGGTCCTACAGGATGATAGCGAATGGGAGAGCCCCCACACCTTTAACCCCTCACACTTTCTGGATGAGCAGGGAGGATTTGTCAAGAGGGACGCCTTCATGGCCTTCTCTGCAG GTCGTAGGGTGTGTCTGGGGGAGGGTCTGGCCAGGATGGAGCTCTTCCtcttcttcacctccctcctgCAGCGCTTtcgtttctctcctcctcctggagTAACAGAGGATGATCTGGATCTCACACCATTACCGGGGTTCACCCTCCACCCTTCACCTCACCAGCTGTGTGCTGTGAGCCGGGTCTGA